In Haliotis asinina isolate JCU_RB_2024 chromosome 15, JCU_Hal_asi_v2, whole genome shotgun sequence, one DNA window encodes the following:
- the LOC137265584 gene encoding charged multivesicular body protein 3-like, with protein sequence MGLFGKGHEKPPKELVNEWSHKMRKEGYNLERQIKAIQREEEKTKKLLKASAKRGETESCRILAKEIMKARKVVNKLYTSKAHINSVQMSMKNQLASLRLAGALEKSTQVMTSMQALVKVPEIQATMRELSKEMMKAGIMEEMMEDTMEMADDEELDDEADEEVDKVLFELTAGVIGKAPAAVNDSLPTGELEGATGVTPSASHDDDEDEEEMDEMKARLEALRS encoded by the exons ATGGGTTTGTTTGGAAAAGGTCACGAAAAGCCCCCCAAAGAGTTG GTCAATGAGTGGTCACACAAAATGCGAAAGGAAGGCTACAACCTTGAGAGACAGATAAAAG CTATACAGAGGGAGGAGGAAAAGACGAAGAAGCTGCTGAAGGCATCGGCTAAACGAGGGGAAACAGAATCTTGCAGAATTCTCGCAAAGGAGATCATGAAGGCACGAAAGGTTGTCAACAAACTATATACGTCCAAAGCTCACATCAACTCTGTCCAGATGAGCATGAAGAACCAGCTAG CATCACTACGACTGGCAGGAGCTCTGgagaagagcacacaggtgatGACCTCCATGCAGGCGCTGGTGAAGGTGCCAGAGATCCAGGCAACCATGAGGGAACTATCCAAGGAAATGATGAAG GCTGGGATCATGGAAGAAATGATGGAGGATACAATGGAGATGGCCGATGATGAGGAGCTTGATGATGAGGCTGATGAGGAGGTTGATAAGGTCCTGTTCGAGCTCACTGCAG GTGTTATCGGGAAGGCGCCAGCAGCAGTCAATGACTCTCTGCCAACAGGAGAGTTGGAGGGGGCTACAGGTGTGACACCATCTGCATCACATGACGATGATGAGGACGAAGAGGAAATGGATGAAATGAAAGCGAGACTGGAGGCACTTCGGAGTTAG